Proteins encoded within one genomic window of Pedobacter africanus:
- a CDS encoding HTH domain-containing protein, with product MPELTLRLKKRGRYYSSNRAIGIVSQQIHAYYTEGISTSEIAERLGVSQKTVQNQINTVNKALRARRHICLQL from the coding sequence GTGCCGGAATTAACCTTAAGGCTCAAAAAGAGGGGAAGGTACTATAGCTCGAATCGTGCCATCGGGATTGTAAGCCAGCAGATCCATGCATATTATACAGAAGGAATCTCTACCAGTGAAATAGCCGAACGGCTGGGTGTTTCGCAAAAAACCGTGCAGAATCAGATCAATACAGTAAATAAGGCTTTGAGGGCTAGGAGGCACATTTGCTTACAGTTGTAA
- a CDS encoding type II toxin-antitoxin system HigB family toxin: MVILIKKTIQEFALKYPASAPALNKWYDVVRKANWSHFSDVRKDFNSVDYIANDRYVFNIKGNDFRIVAMIFFDKRTVFIRFVGTHREYDKIDCSII, from the coding sequence ATGGTAATACTGATCAAAAAAACAATACAGGAGTTTGCACTTAAATATCCTGCGTCAGCGCCAGCATTAAACAAATGGTATGATGTTGTAAGAAAAGCGAATTGGAGCCATTTTTCTGATGTTAGGAAAGACTTTAATAGTGTAGACTATATTGCAAACGATAGGTATGTATTTAACATTAAGGGCAATGATTTTAGAATAGTGGCTATGATCTTTTTCGACAAGCGCACCGTTTTTATTCGGTTTGTTGGAACACATCGTGAGTACGATAAAATTGATTGTTCAATAATTTAA
- a CDS encoding helix-turn-helix domain-containing protein, with protein sequence MISKIRTEAQYHQIMQLIETFIKKATDNGGFHTLTEAESNELEQLSVLAEQYEDQVLKIMPIPVTINAVIQHKIKELNITQAKLADLLGIGTSKLSQILTGKREPDVPFLKAVHLKLGISGDFLLESV encoded by the coding sequence ATGATAAGCAAAATAAGAACTGAAGCACAATACCATCAGATAATGCAATTGATAGAAACATTCATTAAGAAAGCTACAGATAATGGTGGCTTTCATACGCTTACTGAGGCCGAATCTAACGAATTGGAGCAGCTGAGTGTATTGGCAGAGCAATATGAAGACCAGGTATTGAAAATTATGCCTATTCCGGTCACTATTAATGCTGTTATTCAGCATAAAATAAAAGAATTGAATATTACTCAGGCAAAGCTTGCTGATTTATTGGGTATTGGAACCTCCAAGTTATCTCAGATACTTACCGGCAAACGTGAGCCAGATGTTCCATTTTTGAAAGCCGTACACTTGAAGTTGGGAATCAGTGGTGATTTTTTGCTGGAAAGTGTGTGA